One stretch of Chroogloeocystis siderophila 5.2 s.c.1 DNA includes these proteins:
- a CDS encoding general stress protein, with the protein MTTQLKRAVGTFSSRTEAESALNALRESGFSMDKVSILAKDSNRNDRVAGVDVQDRNQVKERGETEAQEGAGIGATTGTVLGGVGGLLVGLEALLIPGVGPFLAGGTIATTLAGAGVGAAAGSIVGALTGLGIPEEEAQVYSDRIAQGDYLVFIEGTAADIDRAGTILSSRGIHQWAVYDMPANQSRTNTTPTQAETVRQETVERRTPQHNSEFHTERVVNSTTTEPNVKVVDKRQETR; encoded by the coding sequence ATGACAACTCAGCTTAAGCGCGCAGTTGGCACATTTTCCAGCCGAACAGAGGCTGAATCCGCTCTCAATGCCTTAAGAGAGTCAGGATTCTCAATGGATAAAGTTTCAATTCTTGCTAAAGACTCAAATCGCAACGACCGGGTTGCAGGGGTTGACGTACAAGACCGCAATCAAGTAAAAGAACGTGGTGAAACCGAGGCGCAAGAAGGTGCTGGTATTGGTGCAACCACAGGTACAGTTTTAGGCGGTGTTGGTGGTTTACTAGTAGGCTTAGAAGCCTTGCTTATTCCTGGTGTAGGTCCTTTCCTCGCCGGTGGAACAATCGCTACAACCTTAGCTGGTGCAGGTGTTGGTGCAGCTGCAGGAAGTATAGTCGGCGCACTGACAGGGTTAGGAATTCCTGAAGAAGAAGCACAAGTGTACAGCGATCGCATCGCGCAAGGCGATTACTTAGTCTTCATCGAAGGTACCGCCGCAGATATTGACCGCGCTGGCACAATTCTAAGTAGCCGAGGTATTCATCAGTGGGCGGTCTACGATATGCCTGCTAACCAAAGCCGCACAAATACAACTCCGACTCAAGCCGAGACTGTACGTCAAGAAACCGTTGAGCGCAGAACGCCGCAACATAACAGTGAATTTCATACCGAGCGTGTTGTCAACAGTACAACTACTGAACCTAATGTAAAAGTTGTTGACAAACGTCAAGAAACGCGCTAG
- a CDS encoding exopolysaccharide biosynthesis protein, producing MLRFSHDIKLLLEKLASQPLTIGEILAETSERGFSLVIALLVLPFLFPMPPGFTGPLGSGCLLLSLQMALGKRSPWLPKKVAKFQFPRRFILQILQNLRRVTRIVEKVARPRWTALAQSHIAWQINGVCISWLAILLISPIPFTNPIPTVGILLFAVATLESDGLLMCVSYVLTALITLIVVSIGYTLWQVPNFLPNVF from the coding sequence ATGCTTAGATTTTCTCACGATATTAAATTGCTGCTAGAAAAATTAGCTTCTCAGCCGTTAACAATTGGTGAGATTCTGGCAGAAACCTCGGAAAGGGGTTTTAGCTTAGTGATTGCCTTACTCGTTTTACCTTTTTTGTTCCCAATGCCACCTGGGTTCACAGGTCCACTAGGTTCGGGTTGTTTGTTACTTTCGTTACAAATGGCTTTGGGAAAGCGATCGCCTTGGTTGCCTAAAAAAGTTGCAAAATTTCAGTTTCCCCGCCGTTTTATTTTACAAATACTGCAAAATTTAAGACGTGTCACGCGCATAGTTGAAAAAGTTGCGCGTCCGCGTTGGACTGCACTCGCCCAAAGCCATATCGCTTGGCAAATTAATGGAGTGTGTATTTCTTGGTTGGCAATCTTGTTAATTTCTCCGATTCCTTTTACAAATCCGATTCCCACTGTAGGAATCTTGCTATTTGCTGTGGCGACTTTGGAATCAGATGGTTTATTAATGTGTGTGAGTTATGTACTGACAGCTTTGATTACTTTGATAGTTGTGTCTATCGGCTACACGCTTTGGCAGGTTCCCAATTTTTTGCCGAATGTATTTTGA
- a CDS encoding lipid kinase yields the protein MTRRALLLVNRHARQGRNLAQAIAQLESLGLELIPEITEDARFLPEIIRSYQNKVDLAIVGGGDGTLNAAVDGLVDSQLPLGILPLGTANDLARTLGIPNLAAACKIIACGNIQYIDLGWVNGKHFFNVASLGLSVQITQKLTKEAKRRWGVFAYAITAIEAMWQAHPFYAEIRCNGQSIQVRTIQIAVGNGRYYGGGMAIVHDAKIDDQRLDVYSLEIQHWWQMLTLFPALRRGRHTQSSGVRAFHGQEIEVYTRKPLPINTDGEITTYTPAHFCVIPRALAVLMP from the coding sequence ATGACTCGTCGAGCATTGCTACTCGTCAATCGTCACGCGCGCCAAGGACGCAATCTTGCACAAGCGATCGCCCAGTTGGAAAGCTTGGGCTTGGAGTTGATCCCAGAAATCACGGAAGATGCGCGGTTTTTGCCGGAAATTATTCGCAGTTATCAAAATAAAGTTGATTTAGCAATTGTAGGTGGTGGCGATGGAACGTTGAATGCTGCGGTTGATGGTTTGGTAGATTCGCAGTTACCTTTGGGAATTTTGCCTTTGGGAACTGCTAATGACTTAGCACGTACGCTAGGAATTCCGAATCTCGCCGCAGCTTGTAAAATTATTGCTTGCGGTAATATTCAGTACATTGATTTGGGCTGGGTCAATGGTAAGCACTTTTTCAATGTTGCCAGTCTTGGGCTGAGTGTGCAAATTACACAGAAGTTGACGAAGGAAGCTAAGCGACGTTGGGGAGTTTTTGCTTATGCTATAACGGCAATTGAAGCAATGTGGCAAGCGCACCCATTTTACGCAGAAATTCGGTGCAATGGACAATCAATTCAGGTGAGAACAATTCAAATTGCGGTTGGCAATGGTCGTTACTATGGAGGTGGAATGGCGATCGTACACGATGCCAAGATTGATGACCAAAGGTTGGATGTGTACAGTCTAGAAATACAGCATTGGTGGCAGATGTTAACTTTGTTTCCGGCGCTGCGGCGGGGAAGGCATACGCAATCGTCGGGTGTTCGGGCTTTTCACGGTCAGGAAATTGAAGTATACACGCGCAAGCCACTGCCAATCAATACTGATGGAGAAATTACAACGTATACGCCTGCGCATTTTTGTGTTATTCCGCGCGCCTTAGCTGTTCTGATGCCTTAG
- a CDS encoding glycerol-3-phosphate acyltransferase → MLQVWGAIAIFLICPLIGGLPLIAWITSALTRRNLANIGTGNISVSAAFYHGGKLVGILAVLSEALKGIAAVLMARAFFPQAPEWELIALIALVMGRYWIGRGAGTTNVVWGFIVHDPVVAGLVFLIGGISFTILRERQLGKFGILILFPLLTALLRPHDSARIVAAIALAVLLGWIYQKIPDDLNLTADAGHAESQKVFRFFRGDKAIVSLSDELSAAQVGQKAATLSQLLRWGYPVPMGWILPPGDDSEPLVTYLPTSEKSPLVVRSSAVGEDSQQASAAGQYKTVLGVTSQEQLQQAIATVLASYDDPGAIEYRKARGLPEAAMAVLIQTQVQGVFSGVAFSRDPMTQQGDAVVIEALPGNASKVVSGQVTPEQYRVIVSQADLEHSQNWVLPENITLNVEGEGDIPPRLIQQVAFLARHLEARYHGIPQDIEWSYDGKTLWLLQSRPITTLLPIWTRKIAAEVIPGLIRPLTWSINRPLTCGVWGEIFTIVLGSRARGLDFNQTATLHYSRAYFNASLLGRIFLRMGLPPESLEFLTRGAKFSKPPLRSTLRNTPGLMRLLNRELNLVQDFEKDYRQHFQPALAALSAFGDRDPAKLLSQIDSILVLLKKATYYSILAPLSAALRQAIFKTKDTEIDNSLTPEVAALRSLAQIAEDARRVLPVVPESTESVFVQLGATNRGKEILQRFDELLVRYGYLSEVGTDIAIPTWREEPEYVRELFVQFVGNAGLGGNEPQRHREHGGKKGLVQARVDLKGRVTEVYSQLLAHLRWRFVALERVWIESGLLESQGDIFFLEFEEVRRVVAGTDSKKLSYELKDLVAQRRSRLEEDRSLDAPFLVYGNSPPTPSTSSASSATLLQGIGASPGRVEGYVKVLRNLQGVSGIDRDTILVVPYTDSGWAPLLARSGGLIAEVGGRLSHGAIVAREYGLPAVMDIHNATVILKDGQRVEIDGQLGTVQILSD, encoded by the coding sequence ATGCTGCAAGTCTGGGGTGCGATCGCCATTTTTTTGATCTGTCCCCTCATTGGTGGATTACCATTAATTGCTTGGATAACATCAGCGCTGACGCGGCGTAACTTGGCAAATATCGGTACAGGAAATATCAGTGTTTCCGCAGCTTTTTATCACGGTGGTAAACTTGTAGGCATTCTCGCAGTTTTATCTGAAGCTTTAAAAGGAATAGCGGCGGTGCTGATGGCGCGGGCGTTCTTTCCACAAGCCCCCGAATGGGAGTTAATTGCGTTAATTGCGCTGGTAATGGGGCGCTATTGGATCGGTAGAGGTGCGGGAACGACAAATGTTGTTTGGGGATTTATTGTTCACGATCCAGTTGTTGCGGGTTTAGTATTTCTGATTGGTGGAATTAGTTTTACTATCCTTCGTGAAAGGCAATTAGGTAAATTTGGCATTTTAATTTTATTTCCGTTGCTGACTGCATTGCTACGCCCGCATGATTCCGCCCGAATTGTCGCGGCGATCGCGCTAGCAGTTCTTCTCGGATGGATTTATCAAAAAATCCCTGACGATTTAAACTTAACAGCAGATGCAGGACACGCGGAGTCGCAAAAAGTGTTTCGCTTTTTTCGTGGTGATAAAGCTATAGTTTCCTTGAGTGATGAATTATCCGCGGCTCAAGTCGGACAAAAAGCCGCTACATTATCACAGTTACTACGCTGGGGCTACCCAGTACCAATGGGTTGGATACTTCCTCCTGGTGACGATTCAGAACCTTTAGTAACTTATCTCCCAACATCAGAAAAATCTCCATTAGTTGTACGTTCTTCCGCCGTAGGGGAAGATTCTCAGCAAGCTTCAGCCGCAGGACAGTATAAAACAGTTTTAGGTGTAACGAGTCAAGAGCAATTACAGCAGGCGATCGCAACAGTTTTGGCTTCTTACGACGATCCAGGTGCAATCGAGTATCGCAAAGCGCGCGGTTTGCCAGAAGCTGCAATGGCAGTACTAATTCAAACACAAGTACAAGGCGTGTTTTCAGGAGTTGCGTTTAGCCGCGATCCGATGACACAGCAAGGTGATGCTGTGGTGATTGAAGCTTTACCAGGAAATGCTAGCAAAGTTGTTTCAGGACAAGTGACACCAGAGCAATATCGCGTTATTGTGTCCCAAGCTGACTTAGAACATAGCCAAAACTGGGTTTTACCGGAAAACATAACGTTAAACGTTGAGGGTGAGGGTGATATCCCACCACGCTTGATTCAACAAGTTGCGTTTTTAGCCCGACACCTAGAAGCACGCTATCACGGTATTCCGCAAGATATCGAGTGGAGTTACGATGGCAAAACTTTATGGTTGTTACAATCCCGCCCGATTACGACGCTGTTACCAATTTGGACGCGAAAAATCGCCGCTGAAGTAATTCCAGGATTGATTCGTCCGCTCACTTGGTCGATTAATCGTCCGTTAACTTGTGGCGTGTGGGGCGAAATCTTCACGATTGTTTTAGGAAGTCGCGCGCGAGGTTTAGATTTTAATCAAACCGCAACTTTGCATTATTCGCGGGCTTACTTTAATGCTTCTTTGCTGGGGCGGATCTTTTTACGCATGGGTTTACCGCCGGAAAGTTTGGAATTTTTGACGCGGGGCGCAAAGTTTAGTAAACCGCCGTTACGTTCAACGCTACGCAATACCCCAGGTTTAATGCGGTTACTCAACCGCGAGTTGAATTTGGTTCAAGATTTTGAAAAAGATTACCGACAACACTTTCAGCCAGCGTTAGCCGCGTTGAGTGCTTTTGGTGATCGCGATCCCGCGAAGTTGCTATCGCAGATTGACTCGATTTTGGTGTTGCTGAAAAAGGCGACTTATTACAGCATTTTGGCACCTTTGAGCGCGGCTTTACGGCAGGCAATTTTTAAGACAAAAGATACAGAAATTGATAACAGTCTGACTCCTGAGGTTGCGGCGTTGCGATCGCTTGCGCAAATTGCTGAGGATGCGCGTCGTGTTTTACCTGTGGTACCAGAATCTACGGAATCGGTGTTTGTGCAGTTGGGGGCAACAAATCGTGGTAAAGAGATCTTACAACGGTTTGATGAGTTGTTGGTGCGTTATGGCTATTTGAGTGAAGTGGGGACTGATATTGCAATTCCAACTTGGCGGGAGGAACCGGAGTATGTCCGTGAGTTGTTTGTGCAGTTTGTCGGGAATGCGGGTTTAGGAGGAAACGAACCACAGAGACACAGAGAACACGGAGGAAAGAAAGGTTTGGTGCAAGCGCGTGTTGATTTGAAGGGGAGGGTGACGGAGGTTTATAGTCAGTTGTTGGCGCATTTGCGTTGGCGGTTTGTGGCGTTGGAACGAGTTTGGATTGAGTCAGGATTGTTGGAATCTCAGGGGGATATTTTCTTTTTAGAGTTTGAGGAGGTGCGGCGGGTTGTTGCGGGTACTGACTCGAAGAAATTGAGTTATGAGTTGAAGGATTTGGTGGCGCAGCGGCGATCGCGCTTGGAAGAAGACCGCAGTTTAGACGCACCTTTTTTAGTCTATGGCAATTCTCCCCCTACTCCCTCTACTTCCTCGGCTTCTTCTGCAACACTACTACAGGGCATTGGTGCTAGTCCTGGGAGAGTGGAAGGATATGTTAAGGTATTACGCAATTTGCAAGGAGTTTCTGGAATTGACCGCGATACGATTCTGGTTGTACCCTATACCGATTCAGGCTGGGCACCCTTGTTGGCAAGATCTGGTGGGCTGATTGCGGAAGTAGGAGGACGCCTTTCTCATGGGGCAATTGTGGCGCGCGAGTACGGATTACCGGCAGTTATGGATATTCATAATGCGACGGTTATTCTGAAAGATGGTCAAAGAGTAGAAATCGATGGTCAGCTAGGAACTGTGCAAATTCTTTCTGATTAA